A single window of Ictalurus furcatus strain D&B chromosome 3, Billie_1.0, whole genome shotgun sequence DNA harbors:
- the si:dkey-33c12.3 gene encoding neurofilament light polypeptide gives MSLISSSSLIRRRDNHSSPYHFSQMSFTSSRRLPKSVPLHCWEPNELSVVCAELVGVRAQEREELVGLNDRFASYIEKVRRLEQQNRMLTVQLEALQGMQAQPSRLQQLYRREAQDLRQQLHHETQDKEHMEVQTDKLRVEQEELEKRWQEEVQRRERAEDELQRARDEADRTALMSSDAEVRVISLAQELAFLKQVFAEEREGLKVQLQVTSLSSEPDVSRPDLSAALREIRAQYESLARRNMQTAETWYQGKVADVAQVANKQQEAVRLVREETAKHRQLLLACSTEVESLRSVINSLNAQLRELEETQSEEVAKYQGRISHLERDISEAKEEMSRYLKEYHDLLNVKMALDIEIAAYKQLLEGEEIRLTFCSLPVLA, from the exons ATGAGTTTAATTTCCTCCTCCTCGCTGATCCGGCGCAGGGACAACCATTCCAGCCCCTACCACTTCTCCCAGATGTCCTTCACTTCCTCGCGGAGACTGCCGAAGTCAGTGCCACTGCACTGCTGGGAGCCAAATGAGCTGAGCGTGGTATGTGCAGAGCTGGTGGGTGTGAGAGCTCAGGAAAGGGAAGAGTTAGTGGGGCTGAATGACCGCTTTGCCTCCTACATCGAGAAGGTGCGTCGTTTGGAACAGCAGAATCGGATGCTCACGGTGCAGCTGGAAGCTCTGCAGGGCATGCAGGCTCAGCCATCTCGGCTGCAGCAGCTGTACAGGCGAGAGGCGCAGGATCTCCGACAGCAGCTGCACCATGAGACTCAGGACAAGGAACATATGGAGGTGCAGACAGACAAGCTGCGAGTGGAGCAGGAAGAGCTAGAAAAGCGCTGGCAGGAGGAGGTGCAGCGGCGTGAGCGGGCTGAAGATGAGCTGCAGCGTGCAAGGGATGAGGCAGACAGGACAGCACTGATGAGCAGTGACGCCGAGGTGAGAGTGATTTCTTTGGCGCAGGAGTTAGCCTTTCTGAAGCAGGTGTTTGCAGAAGAGCGGGAGGGGCTGAAGGTGCAACTGCAGGTGACCAGTCTGAGCTCGGAGCCAGATGTGAGCAGACCAGACCTCTCAGCCGCCCTGAGGGAGATCCGTGCACAGTACGAGAGCCTGGCCAGGCGCAACATGCAAACAGCCGAAACCTGGTACCAGGGAAAGGTGGCCGACGTGGCGCAAGTAGCCAATAAGCAGCAGGAGGCTGTGCGCTTGGTGCGTGAGGAAACGGCCAAGCACCGTCAGCTGCTGCTTGCCTGCTCCACCGAGGTTGAATCTCTGAGGAGTGTCATCAACTCATTAAATGCACAGCTCAGAGAACTAGAGGAGACACAGAGTGAGGAGGTTGCCAAGTATCAG GGGAGGATAAGTCATCTGGAGAGGGATATTTCTGAGGCTAAAGAGGAGATGTCACGCTACTTGAAGGAATATCATGATCTGTTGAACGTAAAGATGGCCCTGGACATTGAAATCGCAGCATACAA GCAGCTGCTTGAGGGGGAGGAGATTCGGCTGACGTTCTGCTCCTTGCCTGTTTTGGCATAA